TCAGGGTTTTGCCGTCACGGTCGGTCAGCAAATGATAATTGCCCAGCGCATCAAGCCCGCCGGCCAGATAATGGTTGGAGTCGGCATAACTGAGGATCACGGCATCCATATGGTTTTGATCCAGTTCATTTTTTAGTTCGGAACGTAACATAACTACCCCCTGACGGTGCAAACTATTCAGGCAAAACGCGGCTTGCCCTGAAATTTGAGTGTAGCTCAATTTACGTACAGTTAGGCCAGTGCGATCAACCACCGCTAACAAGAGTGGCAAAAATTCCCAACTTATATACAATCAAAACCAATAATAATAATGCCAAACAGTCCGATGCCAGTCAGAATCCTTGCCCTGTTGATAACCCTGATAGCACTCAGTGGATGTCAGTCTACCCACTCAGATAGCCGCGTTGATGATAGTCTGGCGACCACACACAATACACCCAAGGTCTCATTCGAGCCGGACAGACCGTTACCCGCACTGCCAACACCCCACACCAGTGATGATGTCTGGCAGCGTATTCGCATGCAGCTGAGTTTTGCCCCCTCTAGCCACCCCAGAGTGCTGGAGCGGGTTAACTGGTATCTGCAACACCCGAATTATATGCACACCATCAGCGAGCGGGCTCAACCCTACTTGTATTATCTGGTGACTGAGGTAGAGCGCCGTGGCCTGCCCATTGAACTGGCGCTGATGCCGCTGATCGAAAGCGACTTTAACGCCCAGGCCTATTCGGAAAAACACGCCTCCGGGCTGTGGCAGCTCACCCCGTTAATCGCAAAGCATTTCGGCGTTACCATTAACCCCTGGTTTGACGGGCGACAGGATCTGATCCAATCCACTCAGGCGGCGCTGGATTTTTTGCTTTACCTAAACAAGCGCTTTGATGGCGACTGGTATCATGCCATTGCCGCCTATAACACCGGCGAAGGCCGCGTTGCCACCGCCATTGCCCGCAATCGCAAAGCCGGTAAAGCGACCGACTTTTTTTCGCTTAAATTACCAAAACAAACCCGCCATTATGTGCCTAAGCTGCTGGCCGCCGCAGCCTTGCTAAGACAACAGCGCATGCATTTTCCGGCCATAGACAACCAGCCAGCCTTTACTCAGCTGGCCCTGGATAAGGCCGTGATCCTGCCCGAGCAACACAACTGGGCAGAGCTGGAAGTGCTCAACCCGGGCTTTCGCCGCTTCCCGGTGCTGCTTAACGGGCCGGGCCACGTGCTGGTGCCAACGGCCCGCGCACAGGAGTGGCAGCTGGCAGCCGCCGATTTTCAGGCATTACCGGATACTCGCTGGCAAAAGGTGGTGGTGCGCCGTGGCGACAGCCTGAGCAGGATAGCGAAACAGCATGGTTTGTCGGTTGCTGAACTGCGCCAGTTTAACCAGCTCAGCAATGATATGATCCGCATCGGCCAGACTTTGCTGTTGCCATCGCGCTCTGAAACACTGGATTACGTGGTTAAACGCGGCGACAGTTTGTGGCGGATCGCCAGACAGTTCGGTGTCTCGGTCAAGGACCTGAAGCGCTGGAACCGACGCGACACCAACCGGCTAAGGCTGGGAGAAACCCTCACCATTCATCTTTCGGCCCCTTAAACGTATTTCGACAGGACTCGCCCCATGACACAACAGCAAACCACCTCAAGCGAGGCGGATAACACGCACCACATCACCCCCGTACAGGACGACCCTCATCAGCCTGGCGAGACTCATCAGGCCAAACCAAAGCGGTTTTTCCGGGGCAAACAATTACGCCTGTCACGCTCCAAAATGAATACTGTGCTGGCACTGTGCGCCATGCTTATCTCGGCCGCGTCTTTTTATGCCACTTATATGCAGGCCAAGGCGGCACAGGAGCAAGTGGCCGCCGCAGAGCGACAGCTGGAAGCAGAAACCTGGCCCTGGCTGCAATTTAGCTACAGTAACTTTGACCTTGAGGCAGAAAGACCCAGGATCACCATTGGCATTCTGAACTCGGGCACCGGCCCCGCCCTGATTGAGTGGGTGCAATACCATTACCGCGGCCAGGCCTATGACTCGCTCACAGCCCTGTTCGATGCCTGCTGTAACATCAGCGCGTATCGCGAAGCCCTTGATACTGCGCAGCAGGACGACAACGAGGTCAACGTGCTGGCCAAGTTTGGCTGGTACATTACCAGCCGGGCCGAACACTCATTACTTGCCGACGGCGCCACTCTGCCGCTCTTCACCATGCAAAAAAGCAATTTTAACAATCGCTTATGGGACAAAATTGATGATATATCGGAGCAGGTAGAAGTCTTTACCTGTTATTGCTCGCTGCTCAAACAATGCTATATTTCTTCCGTCGAGTCGCACGTGTCGCCCGTCGAAGATTGCACCCAGGGCAAACTGACCCTGGCGCAACAAGATAACACGACCACAGAGGAGCATTAGCGGGTTTGCTGAAACGCCTTTTATCAAAACATCGCACCTCATCGCCCGCCGTCCGGCATATTTGCCATTTTGAGGGTGTAATCGATCACTTATATCTGGATACCCGGGGCAATCCCACAATAGGCGTGGGCTTTCATGTCGCCAGTCAGGATGCCTTTACCCGCCTGAGCCTGCGCGACAAGCGCACCAACAAGCCCGCCAGCCGGGCGCAAAAACAGCAAGAGTACGCTACGTTAAAACGACTGCCCGCCGGGAAAACGGCTCGCTGGTATGAACAGCACTGCACTTTACACTTGCCCCACAGAGAAAGCATGCGCCTGCTTGAGGAGCAGATACGGGCCTTTGAGCAAGAGCTGGCCCGTCTGATCTGCCCCGCCAATGGTTACACCCGGTCTTACCAGCAACTGCCGGAGGGCGCCCGGCTTGCGCTGTTAGACCTGGCCTATAACCTGGGCACCACCAACCTGAGCTGCCGCTGGCCCAAGCTCCTAACCGCCCTGAAGCACGAAGACTGGCAACAGGCGGCAAACGAATGTGCCCGCAAACATGTCAGCAAAGCCCGCAATCAGGCCACCCGACAGCTATTTATGCAAGCGTCTAACAATGACAGCCTGGTGGCCCGGCTGCTCAGGCGGCTGTGGCGTAAATTATGGCGCTAGTGACGCTCGCGGATCTGTTCTTTCGCTTTAGTGCCCTCGGGTTACTCATTGCGCTGGTGCTGTTTAACTGGCCCCGCCTGACTCACTTTGAGCGCCTGCTGAGCGTTGCCCTGGCCACCAGCCTGGCGTGTTTCCTGCTGCTTACCCAGCCTTTGCCTGAGTGGCGCTTTAACCCGTTACGCAACCTGTTTCTTGCAGCTACAGAGCTGCTGCCTCTGATCTTATGTGCCTGTGCCTGGTATCTGATCACCCTGCGTGTACCGCACTGGCTGACGCTGAGTTGGGGACGCTGGCTGCTGGCGTGTGCTGTACTGGCCAGTAGTAGTGTGTTTTTGATTTATGGGGGCAATACCCACTGGCACACACTGATGCATCTGTTTTCAGCATTCGCCATGTGTGCCGCCTTGTACTATTGTTTGGCGAATTTTAATGACGACCTGGTGCATAGTCGTCGTCGCATGCGTCTGATCCTGGCCACCTTTGCCCTGCTGCACTGCCTGGTATTGATCGGGTTTGAACTCAGTGCCAGTCTTATTCGGCGGGATCCCATTTATCTGCTGGCCAATGCGGTGTTTGTTTTTTGCCTGTTGTTACTGCTCACCGGAGTGTCCCGACCTGCCACAAGAGACAACGGCAGCTCCAGTCAGACCGCCCAACAAACACTGCCAGTGTCAGCCCACTGGCTAACCACTTATGAGGCGTTGCAAACCCTGCTGGCACAGGGCATTTATCGTGAGCCCGAGCTCACCATTGGTCTGCTGGCCGAGCGTCTTGATATACCCACTCACCAGCTGCGCACCCTGATCAACCAACAGCTTGGCTGCAAAAACTTCTCTCATTTTATCAATCAGTATCGACTAGCGTATGCTGCCGAGCAATTGCGCGACCTGACCCATGCCCGCACGGCCATTCTGAGCATTGCTTACGATGCCGGATTTAATTCCATCGGCCCATTCAACCGCGCCTTTAAACAAGCTTATGCCCTGACACCAGGCGACTACCGCAGACAACACCTGAGCGCTGTTCAGAGCAGCTCAAAAGATTGCACGGGCTCATAAACGAGCCCACGCGTGTCGCATCGATAAGAATGATAAAGGTGAAACCGGGTGACAGTCAGCATGAAGGGGGTAATCGATGAGCGCACCTCAGGCTCGCCCTTGTGCCCTCTCAGTAAGGTAATATGCGGTGCAAAAGGCAAGCGGTTACAATGCAACCCCAGTTTGGCACCCATATCACGTAACGGCTCAGCAAGCGCACTTAACTGTGCAGGTTCAGGCTCCGGGCGTAAAAAGAAAATCCCGTTACCCGACCAGTAACCGGTTTGTGCAAAGGTCAGCGTAAAGCCGGATACCGTAAGCTGACGGGCAAACGCCACCATGTCCGCCTCCTGCGATTCAGTCACCTGACCAAGAAAAGCCAGCGTCAGGTGCCAGTTCTCCATTTTTGTC
The Pseudoalteromonas viridis DNA segment above includes these coding regions:
- a CDS encoding LysM peptidoglycan-binding domain-containing protein, with translation MPVRILALLITLIALSGCQSTHSDSRVDDSLATTHNTPKVSFEPDRPLPALPTPHTSDDVWQRIRMQLSFAPSSHPRVLERVNWYLQHPNYMHTISERAQPYLYYLVTEVERRGLPIELALMPLIESDFNAQAYSEKHASGLWQLTPLIAKHFGVTINPWFDGRQDLIQSTQAALDFLLYLNKRFDGDWYHAIAAYNTGEGRVATAIARNRKAGKATDFFSLKLPKQTRHYVPKLLAAAALLRQQRMHFPAIDNQPAFTQLALDKAVILPEQHNWAELEVLNPGFRRFPVLLNGPGHVLVPTARAQEWQLAAADFQALPDTRWQKVVVRRGDSLSRIAKQHGLSVAELRQFNQLSNDMIRIGQTLLLPSRSETLDYVVKRGDSLWRIARQFGVSVKDLKRWNRRDTNRLRLGETLTIHLSAP
- a CDS encoding glycoside hydrolase family protein yields the protein MLKRLLSKHRTSSPAVRHICHFEGVIDHLYLDTRGNPTIGVGFHVASQDAFTRLSLRDKRTNKPASRAQKQQEYATLKRLPAGKTARWYEQHCTLHLPHRESMRLLEEQIRAFEQELARLICPANGYTRSYQQLPEGARLALLDLAYNLGTTNLSCRWPKLLTALKHEDWQQAANECARKHVSKARNQATRQLFMQASNNDSLVARLLRRLWRKLWR
- a CDS encoding AraC family transcriptional regulator → MALVTLADLFFRFSALGLLIALVLFNWPRLTHFERLLSVALATSLACFLLLTQPLPEWRFNPLRNLFLAATELLPLILCACAWYLITLRVPHWLTLSWGRWLLACAVLASSSVFLIYGGNTHWHTLMHLFSAFAMCAALYYCLANFNDDLVHSRRRMRLILATFALLHCLVLIGFELSASLIRRDPIYLLANAVFVFCLLLLLTGVSRPATRDNGSSSQTAQQTLPVSAHWLTTYEALQTLLAQGIYREPELTIGLLAERLDIPTHQLRTLINQQLGCKNFSHFINQYRLAYAAEQLRDLTHARTAILSIAYDAGFNSIGPFNRAFKQAYALTPGDYRRQHLSAVQSSSKDCTGS
- the thpR gene encoding RNA 2',3'-cyclic phosphodiesterase, which produces MVRRLFFGIGLDAHSRAHINAWLRTEVRARKAPTKMENWHLTLAFLGQVTESQEADMVAFARQLTVSGFTLTFAQTGYWSGNGIFFLRPEPEPAQLSALAEPLRDMGAKLGLHCNRLPFAPHITLLRGHKGEPEVRSSITPFMLTVTRFHLYHSYRCDTRGLVYEPVQSFELL